The Microplitis mediator isolate UGA2020A chromosome 8, iyMicMedi2.1, whole genome shotgun sequence genome has a window encoding:
- the LOC130673002 gene encoding uncharacterized protein LOC130673002 isoform X2 produces the protein MENMPKNVLMNTLGLNCGPNSHRYAERMDAARIKVADKRANDNTREGRLQRRHQQIDILEAAMSAEELLYGPGIDDSV, from the exons atggaaaatatgcccaaaaacg tcttgatgaatacactaggacttaattgtgggcctaattctcatcggtatgcagaaagaatggatgctgcacgtatcaaagtagcagataagcgcgctaatgataacacccgagaaggtcgattgcaacgtaggcaccagcaaatcgatattttggaagctgctatgtcggctgaagagctattatatggtccaggaatagatgactcagt atga
- the LOC130673002 gene encoding uncharacterized protein LOC130673002 isoform X1: MNIFLPVENMKSAIMATFYHYGSSDEKPNHDMCPKGEESWCSYQRAEARGELDTFSHDYSPLPSDVLKAIKPIYEDLSNENLLSRCVGGFNQNNNESFNQLVWKICPKTVNTSFTIVQIAAYVAMCIFNEGINSLLVLMNTLGLNCGPNSHRYAERMDAARIKVADKRANDNTREGRLQRRHQQIDILEAAMSAEELLYGPGIDDSV; this comes from the exons atgaatatattccttcctgttgaaaatatgaaatctgctataatggcaaccttttatcactacggctcgagtgatgaaaaaccgaatcatgatatgtgtccaaaaggcgaagaatcttggtgctcttaccagcgcgctgaagcaagaggagagcttgataccttttctcacgattattctcctttaccttctgatgttttaaaagctatcaagcctatatacgaagatcttagtaatgaaaatttactttcaagatgtgtaggtggattcaatcagaataataatgaaagctttaaccaactagtatggaaaatatgcccaaaaacggtaaatactagttttactatcgtacaaatagctgcatacgttgctatgtgtatatttaatgagggtataaattcattattagtcttgatgaatacactaggacttaattgtgggcctaattctcatcggtatgcagaaagaatggatgctgcacgtatcaaagtagcagataagcgcgctaatgataacacccgagaaggtcgattgcaacgtaggcaccagcaaatcgatattttggaagctgctatgtcggctgaagagctattatatggtccaggaatagatgactcagt atga